One window of the Lacerta agilis isolate rLacAgi1 chromosome 17, rLacAgi1.pri, whole genome shotgun sequence genome contains the following:
- the LOC117039094 gene encoding LOW QUALITY PROTEIN: UDP-N-acetylglucosamine transferase subunit ALG13 homolog (The sequence of the model RefSeq protein was modified relative to this genomic sequence to represent the inferred CDS: inserted 3 bases in 2 codons; deleted 2 bases in 1 codon) — MTAIQYCSFQKDAGFRGGGRGVEGGFSHPRRYVTSALAFLPYGHDASSPATKSAFVTVGTTSFDNLVAAVTAPEALQVLQDLGYSRLVLQVGRGTVCPVSTSTPTFTLEVFMFKNSISEGVQTADLVISHAGAGSCLEVLEAGKPLLVVVNDKLMENHQLELARQLXHFYCTCRTLRTSDFSTLKPFPPGQXNFFAAFLDKVIGI, encoded by the exons ATGACAGCG ATACAGTACTGCTCGTTCCAGAAGGACGCcggctttcgggggggggggcgtggggtggagggaggtttTTCCCATCCACGACGTTACGTGACCTCTGCTCTAGCTTTCCTTCCCTATGGTCACGACGCCTCTTCGCCGGCCACGAAATCCGCCTTTGTCACCGTGGGCACGACCAGCTTCGACAACCTCGTCGCCGCCGTGACGGCTCCGGAGGCTCTGCAGGTTTTACAGGATCTTGGCTACAGCAGACTTGTCCTTCAGGTTGGCAGGGGCACAGTTTGCCCTGTTTCAACCAGC ACACCTACATTTACCCTGGAAGTGTTCATGTTCAAGAACTCAATCTCTGAAGGTGTGCAAACAGCCGATCTAGTCATAAGTCATGCAGGTGCAGGTAGCTGCTTGGAGGTATTGGAAGCAGGGAAGCCACTACTCGTAGTTGTAAATGACAAGCTTATGGAGAATCACCAGTTAGAACTGGCAAGGCAGC TGCACTTTTACTGCACTTGCAGGACACTTCGAACATCAGACTTTTCAACTCTGAAGCCTTTTCCTCCTGGACA AAATTTTTTTGCTGCATTCTTGGACAAAGTAATTGGCATATGA